In the Drosophila willistoni isolate 14030-0811.24 chromosome 3R, UCI_dwil_1.1, whole genome shotgun sequence genome, GCACCATTTTCTATCATACCCGAGGATAAGTACTTGCAAATTCTGTTAGCCTTATTCGAAAAGTGtttgattaaaatttatgttgGTTTAGCTTTTTCCATCTACCCTTTTGTCGCTTTCAATGGCTAATTAGGCAGGCTGCATCGACCTGGGACATGTTTTCAATAATAACGTATACGCACAGTGTGACAGCATTTCAAATAATGCATAAATCATtgttataattatataaataaggGCATAGGTTGAAACATATTTTTgataaattaacatttaaaacCTAAAAATTGACAGCAAAATAACGATATTTTACTCGTTTCCATAGAAATAAAGTTCCATTGAAATAGGTTTAAAGTAAATTCAATTGATTTACTTTGTTCTTAACTTATAGTCATATGTGTATATGGTATTTAATACGCCATTTAAGTAATATTAAACCATGCATTTAGCgctaatatacatatatatacttatttttggttaatatatgaaatataGTTTCAAATACTTACTCAGTTTTAAAGTATTTAGCAGGAAAGTTGAAGAGGGTAAACTCTTATCTACCGTGACTGCGGCGAGTGACCAAGGGAAGTTGCGCAGATTGCTGTTACACTTAAATTAAGTGGCGGATCTAGGCTTGTGCAAAAAACGGAAAAATTGCCCCCTAAAATATGCAATAAGCAAACCAGGAATGCGTCTTTTGAAACAATAACAGAAATTTTGTAATGTACTGTCGATAAATTACAATCTTGGAAGCAAACATTGTTTATAGAGACATTTTAAGTTACAAggcatacgaaatattataaattatttgaaaaccagagggccggggctaacttcgaccgcgtcaaagtttgtatacccttgcaatttttttggtaactttttccttacctatagccatcaaagtggaaaaacgttttatctaaaaaagctgtttccgaaagaacggcctacaataacgacgatattgatcaaagtcactgttttccaccgatcgttcctatgggagctatatgatatagttacccgatctttatcaaattcggcacagtcattaacagatatattaaactaacaaatatttaatttgagagcaatcgcgttaaaagtaacgaagttattgacaaaagtcactgttttcgaccgatcgttcctatgggagctatatgatatagtcacccgatcttgatcaaatttggcatagtcgtttatatgtgtaattaactcaccaatattaaatttcacaagaatagctcagaaaataacgaagttattaagcaaagtcactgttcgtgactttgtcatttgtatgggagctatatgatatagtgatccgatccggctgaatccgagatatacaacgcctgcaatatatacaagcctacatgcaaaatttcaactctgtagctctaacggtctaggaggagtttgcgttgatccagacggacggacggactcgtctcgtctcgtcatgctgatcaagaatatatatactttatatggtcggagatgcttccttctatgcgttgcacacttctgaccaaaattaatataccctttttgcaagggtataacaatgAATAGCATATTttatattgcatactttaaggggcaaaGTTCTCCCATTTTGCGGCTCTAAATTCGCCTATGCACTTAATACAGAAACCGATTcctaattaaatataatgaaCAAATTTGAGTCCCCAAAAGCAACTTTAGAATAGCTAATCAATTTATAATTCAATTTATCCTACTACtgaatattaaaaacaaatatgatGGCGCACttgtagattttttttttataattggTCGACTTAGGCCTGGTACTACTGTAGCATCATCGTTAATTTGCCACTTGCTCAAATACTAACATAATTGTAGCATTGAAAAATTCAActtcgttttgttttcaaatatttattgtgCATTTTGTCTTTAGACtgagttttttgttgttaagtTCAATATATCAACAATTCCCACCAGAAGTTAATATCTTAGCGTTTTAGAGTCTAGAAAAAgatagcaaaaaatattagttttaaaaaaattgtggaAACTGTAAAAATGAGCTAAAAGTTActagaaaaattatttaatacaaGAAGGTGATTTGGAACGTTTTAATTGATCGTCGAAAGGTTGATAAAGAAATATGtaatttaataattgttaAAGCAAAAACATTTCTTAGATAGAAATTAATTCCTTTTTGATTTCATGCCGGCTAATTGTCTTCTAATTAAAAGAAGTAAAGTATTCTATGTTAATCAACTTATGACTAAAGTTACTTCGGTTGTGTGAAATTTGCTTCCAATTCAATTTCTTTAGATGTTTCCTTCTAGTCGATTCGATTTGATGGGctttgaaatataaatttttggatAGGGTTAAATTTATTGTACATTTTTAGTATCTAATAGTAAACATTGCCTAGCAGATTCTAGTCTTAAAGTTCTGTTTCATCTTTGGTCATAACTATAACGTATTCTCATTGTTTGTGTATATCTCTATATGTATTTCTCATTAATTAGCGTTGTTATGGTTCTGGGAGTGCTTTGATTCACAAAATGCTTATAATTAGTCATCATAAATAAACAGAGACAAAAATATTACAAAGAATAAGGCCAAAGCGGTAAAAAGATTAAATCAAATGGAAGATGAATGGAAGAAGAGCACACAAAACGTTTCAATTGACAACGCGgagcattaaaaataataaattattacaCATACGCCGCATTGTCGCGTGGCCATGCAGTCTCACTCACTCTCCCgtgctctccctctctctctttttattttgctttctcTCATTTGCATTGGATTcagaaatggaaaaaaaagtgTTGCATGCTTAGAAGGGTTCATGAAAGAGTTCGCGTGCAAAGGCCCGAGAACTGAagttggtcatttctattgaTTTTACACGCCCCCTCTCTTGTCCTCTCGCTATCCCCCTCTCTCGCTGTTCCTTCCCACACTGTAAGTGTCGCTCTCTTACGTACTCTGTCTTATTTTCTTGCTATCTCTTTCTTCCATTGCAGTTTAGTTTTGAGTTACTGAATAAGTGCAATGCACAGCAGCGCGGGTGGCGGTGGCGCCTATGAAGATGTGGCTGCTGCTCGCCGTGGGCGGTTTCGTGTCACATCGTCTAGCCCACAAGGACCGCCGGAAACGACATTGGGACGCTTTCGTCTAATACCCACATGTaagtcaaaatcaaaatgctAAAATGAAAGAGGAATATACCTAATTGACAATCAATCTTGCTTTACAGCTAATTATGGCGCCATTTCGCCTATCTTGCAACGGGGTCGTTTTGCCGTCATACCCGAAGAGCCGCAGGCTAGTTCTCCGGCTTTAGGCACCCCGCCGCCTGCTGGTCGTACCGGTGGCACCGGTGAGGGCAGGGCAGAGGGACGTTCACCCTCACCTGAATGGGATTTCGACATCGACCAGGTGAGTCGCATTGACTATAGTTAGAGTAGTAGGAGTTTAAGAAAAGGTTGCTGCTATGTGTGCTGGTGGCGTCACTTCGTGCGGCCTTTGTGCAATGCGccatttttattgattttgatttgCCTCAGAGTTGGAGTTGTAGTGTGGGCCTGGCACTGTTGGTGTCGGGGATGCCTGAAGGACAGGCTAGCATATGTTCAGCTAAGTTTGTTAACTAACCTTACAGTACTTAAATATAAAACGCATAAAAGAAACTAGAGTAGTTGTTCTAAGGGTGTTTCCTCCTAGTTTTGAAagtatatatttcttttatttaccattttaaaattgacttCTCTCTTTGTtgtaaaagttttaaatatcaatttaaaatttaaaataatttgaattgcCGAGGCTTATCGGAATCGATAACTAGTTCCCACCTGTTGCCGCTATTTACTCAAATAGCGGACTCTATTGAGTAAACTATCGAATACTGGTATTCTAGCTTTTGCTGTTTGCATTTTGCCAGTGTTGCCTTTCGATAGCTGTTTGAGTTGGCATCGTCTCATCGGTTCGGCTCATCTGTTGGCCTCAATTGTTCGATGTTCGATGCTTTTGCTGCATTTTCTTGCTCTTTTGTTCCATGTTCGACTTAAATGGCTCGAGTTCGACGTGGTTGCAAGGAGTTCGGTGGTTCGATGTGGCTTCTGGTGGTTCGTATCAAACTCAccgttgttgttttttcgcgtttttttttatttgttgttgtttttttgtttttgaagtgATCGGACGTGTTCGATTTGCGGGAAATTTGTAGGCGCGTTTTTAACAACTTTACTTCTTGTTTTTATCCTATTTGCGCGAAAATGAAACAACAAAggtattaattaattaaagagTGTCTAAGAAAAGTTAACTTTCGGACCGTGAACCGCTGTTGTTTTCGTTGTCATGCAGAAAAGTCGTGATCCGTTATCCATTCGTGAAAAAATCGCTTAATAATACAACGTACTGTGTGTGTCGAGTTTTTTGATCGCCTGTACTGTCTTTTCGCGTTGgaattttgtatgttttcgGTAGATATTTCTATATAATGTGAAAGCCTATTTGGCCAAAGGAGCGGGCCCAAATTGTAAGGGCAgcgcaaaataaataaaagaaaaaggcgCGGAAAACGTCTCTGTGGATAAGTGAATGTGAGTGAATGGgaaagcaaaggcaaaggcaaactgtgtgtgtgtgtgtttgtgtttacCTGTTGATATCCTTTTTGGATAAACatcgaaataaataaaatctctATACCCGCATATAGAGGGGGCaaagtgtgtgcgtgtgtgtcaatattattaacacatttttttttgtgataagCTAACTCTGCTTGGCGTACACAAAGCTTTTAATTGTAAGCGAATACCAATGTTAGCGAGAGAAATTGCTATTACAACTTCAATaagcacaacaacaataacaacaataataatattaatcaacaacaataacaacagtaATTGCAAAATTCAGTAAATTAATGCAAAAACAAAGTTCTTGTagttcattttgttttattgaaattgaatcAGAATCAGCTGCCTGGCGAAATCAGCTGTTGttgcacatatacatacatgtacaaaGTCTCTCTCGCTCACACATACTCACGCAAAGATACATTCATACAACCAATGGctagcattttttttttattggaaATTTTCCATAGATCGCGACACTTTTATTTGTTGCTGGagcaaataattaattttgatgttttcgtttttattcatattttttaaattctattaACTGAAaaggctgttgttgttgttgttgtgcttaCTTGTAGtgaaaagaaataagaaaaaaagtgtATTTTTTAATCTAATCTTTCAACTAttataattcaattttaatctgtatgaaaaaaaaacgtatgTACGCCGACATCtgtacctaaaaaaaaaagaaatatatatgtataaaaaaatccTCTTCAATGTGTTTGCTGTGTTTCAAAAGTGGCAAAAACAAGCTAATACACAATTCAATTAAGtaacacaaattaaaaaaaaaaaaaaacagaagtacaacaacaaccaaaaagaaaaatttagcAAAGAGAATTGATTAAATACTCTTAATACAACAAAAAGGTTCGTTATTGAcatttatttgaattgttttttcCCCTTGTTTTATACATTTGATTAATAATTAATCATTATTTTTATGCCTTACTTTCATTTTGTGTTGATATGAAGCAGAtttatttgtgtttatttCGTTGGTTTTtccataaacaaaaaaaaatgaaaaaaaaaaacaaaagttattTGAAATTCCTTTTATTGTTTAGTGTagaaatgttttttctttactttttttttgtgttgttcttATCTCTTAATGATTACACAAGTCGTGAAGAGGAGGCACTCAAATGGATTCGGTTAATatcatttttttgtgtgttctttaaacaaatttaccTAGAGAAGTCTAGCTGGGCTAAATCAtagattttgtttattaaattatatgCATCGATCAATAAAGGCGCAAAAAATTGCgaggtttttcattttccattttcttacTACAAATGAAACGTTCGCTTTCTTATTATGTGTATACAAATTATACTTAACAAATTGGTATACTCTTCAAGTAATTGgggtatatttatatttaagatCACAAAATCCCTTATTTCGCCCCTAACTTAGTTAAAACTCAGAAAAAAAGAATCCCTACTACAGATGAGATCTTAAACTcttaaaatcattaaatgatctacaatttaaactttaaagaagcaacaaaagtaatatttatcatttcacaaattttttgaAGCATCAAAAATACTTATTTCTCATTTTACATTTTACGAATTTTATAAACTCGTTTTTTTTCTaacattttactttatttttcaattctaAAAATAATCTTATACATAGTATTTTTAGAATTCTTTAATATACTCTTTATTAAGGCTCCAAGGTTTTTTTATATTCCTTTATTGTAACAACAAAAGGagcaaattaaacattttgaaatGACTTTAGGATAACAAGTGGAGAGTGATTTGAAGTTAAGATCATGTCATGTCATCAATTTCGGTTTCGTTAACTTTACTGGAAATCCAAAATTAGAATATGTAGACCCGAATAATAAGTTACTTAACCAGTTTCACTTGAAAAAAAGATGATGATACgttaaaatgttataaatCAAATACTTATATCTAAATATAGCATGTCATATACATAGACGTaactttttgcaattttctacTGACTCAACCCTTTTGCCATAAACTATAATTGAAACTCGCGTCTTTCATAAATTTATTCCCCTTCAGTTCAGTAAACGCTTTCCACAGTTTTTCTGTCTTTGTTCAAGTCATAAAAGACTTGAGGGCAAAAcgaatattttaaatcttattgttagtggtaaaattttaatttccaaGCCCCAAATTATGACGTAGTTCTGTAATTTTTAGGctatgaatatttatttaccatttactttatctatttctaaagttttcttttgggttttgaaaatttttgttaaaattataAGACTCGCACATTTGAAAAGGTATAGGAAAATCAAATGTTCTAATACTTTCTGTATACAATGTGTGCACGTAAATACAATAAATTTGTGTGTATTGAGCGATTGGCACGAGTTGTTTTCTAACAATTACCGTTAAACGGAATCTAcatacttatacatacatatgtatatatatatatatagaatcgATCACATGGTTTTGCAAAAAGTAAATACACGAATAATTTTAACCCAGATGCTAGCTATGTAGATATTGAAGCCATTTGGCCACGaaatgctgatgctctaacGAAACAAGTCGACggatttgaaattgaattttatttgtttattttaacaaTTAGTTAGCCATAAATTGCCAAATTGAAGGGTGGAGAGGGGAGAGGAAAtgataaatttatattaaaattattgtttattttcataGCCAGCTCGTTTCCAGCATCTTTCCCATAATTATATAGTGATTACATTTAATTTGCCAAGTTGAATGAACCCTTTTGTTTTCTGTCCATTCTGTTTGCTCAGATTTGGCTTGGCTTGGacaaaatcaatatttttttgtattaagaaaaatatttacaaaatgtgcgaaaaaaaaggaaaatgttgGTTTCAATTCTTCTTCATTGTTTGTACAGTTGAGTCAGAAGGGATATGAGTCATGGCATTGCCATGTTTAATGCTTTATTGATGATACAAATCGAATGATATAATGCGGATCATGAAAAAAGTGTCTTATTAACATGGGACAAGCCATTGTTATTATAAACTGTTGCTATATTGATATGATGAAGAGGCCTAAATGGTTGATTGAGGTGATAACTCCAAACAATTGCCAGTTATCCAAACTTTTTGCTTAACGGATGGCACTTTTGAGTCTCTGGGTCCTAACAAATCAAAGGGCACTCACGAATCTATGTATGTTCAAAAGCTTCTTTTAAAATCTCTGGAGGATCTGAAAGCTGCATTGTTTGACTCTTAAGACACTGCAAGACTGCAAGAGAGGCCTCTGGTTTGACTTCGGGGTAAAGAAGATTGTAGGCAAAGCATAGAGTGAAATAAGGATAGAGTTAGGTCTACAGGATACAGATGGATTTTACTGGTTCAATAGAGGAGAGTCTATTAGAGAAGGTTGCTTAAAAGAACTGATGATAACAATTAGCTTGTTTGATGGTCTGAGTTGGGACCTGTGTCCGAGTAATCCATTCATTTGGTTTACTTTGCTTGTGAgctgatgatgaagatgacgatgatgatgaggatgatgaggCCAATGAGGAGCAATTTGGTGACAGTGACGTCGCCAAAGATGAGGAAGATGAGGAGGAGGCAAAGTTAAGTCAATCTGGTCAAGTTTATAATCATTTAATGGGTAAAATTAAGGCCAAGGGGCCGGAAGCAAGTTCGGCTGTATCGTGGACCATCGTTTAACCAGCTAAAAGACAAATATTAGCCTATCAAAGCTAGTATTAAGATGTTTAACAGTTATCTCTAAAGAATGTCTAATCCTTCTAATCAGTCAAGGATCTAGAATGGCTATCTGCTATATATTATGTAAAGATGATAGATAAAAGTCAGAGACACACCCACAGAATTCATAATATACTTTAAaggtttttattgtttgttagcaatttaataattaaaagtcAAATGTGTTGCTTATACATGTAGAGAAAATAACATGAATTACATGGTGAGGTTATATACAGAAAAGTTAATTTGAAATCGATACAGTCATATCTTTCCATAGCGTATTATTTATATTCtcaattgatttcattttaaGATTTAATTGTAGTAATTGCTGAAAGACATTATCGAATTTGGCATCAAAATGTTGCACCACTGACTTTAGCTCCTGCCGCAATTTATCAATTTCCATTTGATCCCGCTCATGTTGTAAATTTTGTGACTGTGATTCGAGGCTAACATATTCTACAGATGAAGAGGATGCAGATGCAGATGCGGAAGATGATTCCGATTCGGTTTCCGGTTCAGTCAGACGATACATGCAGGCTATGCCAAAAACATATTCACCCGGATAATCCGTATCATATCGATCTGGTGTATAGGTAATACCAAACGGACGTATTAGGATATTCATTAGATTATTGAGATTATAGCAATTCCAATTGTTCGCATGCAAATAGAAATGTGTTAGGTGCGAGAGTTCCATAAAGGATGGTGGATCAATTTGACTGATATTATTCGAGGATATGTTCAATTTTCGCAATTGCGGCATGCCCTTGAGGGCATCAATATCCAATTGCTGTTGTCCTGTATTACTTATGTCAAGGTATTGCAGGGCCGGTGTCTGCCAATTCTCGGGCAAGTCACCCAAACCGGGATTATCGCCAACATCCAGATAACGTAAACGTGGCACTCGCGTCAATGAGGACAACTGTCCCAATGAGTTATTACGCAAAATCAAACGTTCGAGTATCTCTGGCTGAGTGAAGTAAAGCTCTCGCAAGCGATTATCACTTAAATCGACATTCGTCACCGAGCCATATAAATTGACACGGTCCAGTGAACAGTTCCGAGCACGCAAATCGCCGGCATTTAAATTCAATAGCAATACATTCAGTTGATTATTGTGCGAGAGATCCACAGCCAAGAGTGGAGGTGAATTCGTGGAACGACGAAAGGCATTTTCCTCAATGGCACGCAAATGATTCGTATTCAAGTTGACGGTCAATAGATGTGAATTCTGACCGAATAGTTCATTGCCCAAGAAACTCAATTGATTATCAGATAAATCAATTTGTTGTAATCTCTCCAAATCATCAAAGATTCCCACAGCTAATTCCGTCAAACGATTTCCACTTAAATCCAAATGTTGCAACTTTCTCAAACCTTTAAAACTTTTGCGATTCAAACGACTGAGTCGATTCCCGCGAAGAAATAGGAATTGCAATTCACTGGCATAGTTGAAAGTGCTCTCATCGATCTCTTCAATATTATTTTCCGATAATAACAAAATTCTCAAATTATTGGCCATTAAGAAACTTTCCCATGTCACATGTTTCATTTGACAATTACGCATATCCAGCTCACTCAATTCCAATGAGTAGAACAAATGCAATGGAAATGTATTGAATGTTGAATTTTGAAATATCAGGACATCCAAACGCGGTTGATTGCCCACCTCATAGGTATCACGATCCGGTGATATACGCACCGGAGTTTGCAAATCAAAAAACGCCACCTCATTCTCTTTATCGAATGTAAAACCACGACAACGTTTCACATTCTGTTCAGTCTCCACCAAAATACATTTATCGGCCATTGTGTCGACTTTAATCAAACGTTTGGTCAAATCCACATCCTGTTGGACATAGTCCTCATCATCGTCCTGCTGCTGATCTTCAGCTTGAACCAGGGCCAAGAGCAATATTATTGCCACCgtatatacaaaatgttttttttgtttaatcaaCATTGTGTTCTTTCTACTCGTTGGCTCGTTCACGTTTCAATTGCAACTGAAAAGCGATCATGAAATTTGCCAAACGAATTACGAAGCGGAGATAAGCTCTATAATATTActttttgtgtatatataattttcgtattctattctattcatGGTGTTTTGATttcgcaaaaacaaaaacacagacacacaaacacacagaaaaaaaaaaacccaaaacaaaagCTCATGAAACACTAAAAATAGGTAGAATTTTAAATGCTCTATTGAGAGTATAGAAAGATGGGCATTCCCAAGTTTCTAAAACGATTATGTCCAACCTTTCGTCTCGTTCTATTTGagaatttgaattaatttttgaaatatttaatggTATTTTTACGTTCTCGCAAGGTAATTgatgcaaatttttgtgtaGTTTCGACAAAAATAAAGGATTTCATACAAgtaaaatagaaatatatatatatgaaattttatattttgtttattgtttattaattaatgtaaaaaacatagaagaaTCTTCGTTGTCAACAGCTTTTCTGATAGATTTCGAGCCTTAGCTACTGCTGATGGGCAAACATTGCTCTACTTGTATGATCACTTTTGCTCATTGAACATGTTCACTTATTCCTTTTTTCCATTTGAGTAAACTAACTCATTTTATTCAGTTGCTGACTTTACTGCTCAGTAGTTCAGTTGTTTACTGAACTTTACTGCTCAGTTGTTCACGTTATCGCTCAGTTATTCAGTTGGTCCTTACGTTGTTCAATTGCTAACTGCTCATATCAGTTGCTCACTAAAATGTTCACTAAAATGTTCAGTACATTGCTCAGTTACTCATCATAAACCTTctgaatttaattttgataattacataataatttgaattttattcacaataatttttgatttatagTTGGTAATCAAAGAACAAGTGAATTAAACAGAGCCAATGAACAATTTAGCAAAAAAGAACGATTGGAAGTGAACCCGTTCAGTTGTTCAGTCTAGTGAACAACTCTTTTTTGTTCTGTCACTCATGAGTAACTCATTTTGGCATTTCTAAAGTCGAATAATAATGGTAGGTTAAATTACACACTAatcaaaaatagaaaacttCAAAAACCAAGAAGAAAACTTCATTAACCAAGTCctaaaatgtcaaaaaaatattgactTTTGATATGAATTTCGAAAACGAAAACTGAGCAGTTCAAAAACGTTCTATAACCTGAGGTGAACCATGAAATACTAAATAAGAAAACCACgaatttaactttttagaatatttatatcagaaataaagtaaataattatttcattaattttatttggtttACCTCACTTTAAAGAAcgatttaataaaatatagtTTATGGTAAATAAAATTACATATTTCTGATTTATTAAACACAAGCTCAATTAAAAAGTCCATGGACTCTCTCAGTAAATTAGTAAGAGTAAatgaaaatatagaaaatcaaaatttatattataacTATACATCATCTTCCATGTATAAAGTCATAcaaatgtgtatgtgtatatgtacaatatatatatatttcatttattgttgTCATGTATTATAATTTcattcattgttgttgttgttgttgctgctgctgctgtggatTTGGTCTAGCAGGTCAGGGAATTGCCACTAGCAGCAGTTAATTGAAGCCTCACATCCGCACCATATAATGGATTCTTTGAGTACAATGTCGTTTCAATGATTTCCCAATAACATATGGGCTTAGTCAGCCAGCTGGCCAGAGCCAGTTTGGCCCAAAtcgaaaacaaaatcaaaagcaaGTTCAAGTCAAGTCTTTACGAACGAATAGCAGAGTTTTCTTATCTTTTactgatgtatgtatgtatgtatgtagttgagagtgtgtgtgtatttaccttacatacacacaaacattgAAGTAAAACGAACAAAACGCTTTTGTTGATAAGAGAAAAGtaacaacaatataaaatacatattATACTTTACCAGACATTCAGGCAAATCTTAACCTTAGAAGTTTTCTGGATTTATATAAGTCGGCATAACGAAGAACAACTAATTTTAGAACGTAATAGtttatgaaaaatgtttgtGTTTCATTTCTTAATCAGTTTTTCGTACATGATTCATATGAGTTTTGTTTGACAAAATGTTCTAATGATTAGCATAATATActaatctatatatatataaaaatcggTAGCCCTTTTGTGTGTTGTTAAATTAAACTGAGTCACTAAatgttaattttctttttgccagATCATTAAATACATTCTATGGCAAAAGTACTTGTACAGGGTTAATAGAATGAAAAATCTATGCAAATTGtatactctctctctgtctctctttctctctctctctctgtctctctctgtctatctctctctctctctctctctctctctctgctcaACTTGATAAAATCCGAAAGGGAGCTTAATTGTTACACAATTCTTGacgtttaaattaaaattctttACTGATGCATACTTTTCATATTGACTGTGAACAAATTTTCTGCCTCATTTTGCACGCCTTGTTTACGAttgtaaaatttgattttgtttacgtatggattttatatttttacatatttttatatgtatagtaaagatttttgttttgtttttgtttctttggcATTTGTTCAACACagaagagagaagaaaagaTCCCGGAAACTATGCAGATTTTATAGTTAAACATCGAATTGCATATACCCTTTGAATAAATGTTGCCAAATGGCAAATATATATGAGAAAACAAACTATTTAAAGTGTTTAACCTAATATTACTTTATTCT is a window encoding:
- the LOC6650923 gene encoding insulin-like growth factor-binding protein complex acid labile subunit yields the protein MLIKQKKHFVYTVAIILLLALVQAEDQQQDDDEDYVQQDVDLTKRLIKVDTMADKCILVETEQNVKRCRGFTFDKENEVAFFDLQTPVRISPDRDTYEVGNQPRLDVLIFQNSTFNTFPLHLFYSLELSELDMRNCQMKHVTWESFLMANNLRILLLSENNIEEIDESTFNYASELQFLFLRGNRLSRLNRKSFKGLRKLQHLDLSGNRLTELAVGIFDDLERLQQIDLSDNQLSFLGNELFGQNSHLLTVNLNTNHLRAIEENAFRRSTNSPPLLAVDLSHNNQLNVLLLNLNAGDLRARNCSLDRVNLYGSVTNVDLSDNRLRELYFTQPEILERLILRNNSLGQLSSLTRVPRLRYLDVGDNPGLGDLPENWQTPALQYLDISNTGQQQLDIDALKGMPQLRKLNISSNNISQIDPPSFMELSHLTHFYLHANNWNCYNLNNLMNILIRPFGITYTPDRYDTDYPGEYVFGIACMYRLTEPETESESSSASASASSSSVEYVSLESQSQNLQHERDQMEIDKLRQELKSVVQHFDAKFDNVFQQLLQLNLKMKSIENINNTLWKDMTVSISN